The Dehalococcoidales bacterium genomic interval ATGATATGCGCCGCGTAATTAAGAGTATCGTCGATAAAAGCGATTTTCTGGAGGTAAAAGCGGAGTTCGCCCCGGAAATAATCGTGGGGTTCGGCCGGCTGGACGGATATCCGGCGGGGATTGTGGCTAACCAGCCGATGGTGCGCGCCGGCAGCCTGACAGTGAACAGCTCCAACAAGCAGGCCCGTTTTATCAGGTTCTGCGATGCCTTTAATATCCCACTTGTTTTCCTGGTGGATACACCGGCTTACATGCCGGGTATGGAGCAGGAGCACGGCGGCATCATCAACCATGGCGCCAAGGTGCTCTATGCTCTGGCTGAGGCTACTGTGCCCCGCGTTGCCGTGGTGATTCGGAAGGCCTATGGAGGCGGCGCTCTGGGTATGGGGGTGGTGCCGGGGATGGGAACGGATTTTATCTATGCCTGGCCGATAGCGGAGACGGGGGTAATGGGAGCGGAGCAGACGGTAGACCTTTTCTACGCCGATGAGATTGCCCGCTCAGATAAACCGGAGCAGCTACGGGAGCAACTGGTCAAAGAATATACCGAGCGGTATGCCAACCCGTTCTTTGAAGCCTCGATACGTACTCACATTAAGGATGTCATTGAGCCCAGGGATACGCGGTGGCAGATAATAAAGAGCTTGCAGCTTTTACGAAGTAAGAAGGTTGTACGCTACCCGAAACGGCACGGCAATATTCCCCTGTAAGCGGGCAGGGAATATGGAAGGTGGTAAAGAGAAATGTTTGACCGGAAGAAGCTGGATGAGATCGAAAAAAAGAGAAAAGAGTGGCAGGAGGGGCCGCTAAAGAAGTCGCTGGAGCGCTTCGGCGTTGATAAAAGCCCTAACGAGTTCTATTCTCCGCTGGATATCAAAGACCATGATTTCCTGGAGAAAGAAGGCTTTCCGGGTACTTATCCTTTCACCGCTGATATCTATCCCAGCGCGCCTCCCGGCAGTACCCACCTCCCCGGCAGCGGGCACCTGATGAGCGGCGCCGGTCTGGTACGTGCCGGGCAGTATTCCGGATACGGTACCGCGGAAGATACGCGTGACTACTATAAAAACGAGATAGCCCGCGGACGGAGGCAGGGGCCGAACCAGGCCTTCGACCTGCCGACTCAGATTGGCTACGATTCTGACGACTCTCTGGTGCAGGGAGAGGTGGGCAAAGTGGGCGTGGCGGTGGACAGCCTGAGGGATATGGAGATAATCTATGAGGCGTTTGTCGGTGATATGGACCTGGATAAGATTGCCTCTAACTGGACGATAAACGGCCCGGTGAATGTTATCCTGGCGATGTACATTGCCCTGGCGGAGAAACGGGGAATCCCTCAAGGCAAGCTGAGAGGTACCCCCCAGAATGACATCCTGAAGGAGTTTATCGCGCGCGGCACTTACATCTTTCCGGTCAAACCGTCGATGAGGATGGTGCGGGATACCATTGTTTACTGTAGTGAGAACATGCCCCTGATGAACACCATCAGCATCTGTGGTAATCACATGCGGGAACAGGGAGCCACCGGTGTTCAGACGCTGGCGTTCACCCTGTGTAATCTCATCGCGTACATTCAGATCGGGATTGATGCCGGGCTTGATGTCGATGAGTTTGTCCCCCGCTTCAGCGCCAACCACCTCAGCGGGAGCATGGACTTTTTCCAGGAGATTGCTCTGCAGCGGGCCACCCGGCGGCTGTGGGCGAGGACGATTAAAGAGCGGTTCGGGGCGAAGAACCCCCGTACCTGCCTCTACCGTCCTTCCCAGTGGGCACGCCAGGGAGATTATAGCTGTACTGTGCCGCGCCCGCTGAATAACTTCACCCGGGCGGTAATCGGCGGTATTGCCGGTGCCCTTTCCGGCGGCAATCCCGGGGTTGTCCCGCCCTATGATGAGCCTCTGGGGTTGGGCTGGAGCCGGGAAGCCCTGCAATTAAACGAGGACGCGCGCCGTATTATCCAGTATGAGGCTAAATTATGTGATGTGACCGACCCGCTGGCCGGTTCTTACTATGTCGAATCGCTGACCGACAAGATAGAGCATGAGGCGGAGGAACTGATTAAGAAAGTGGACGGCATGGGGGGTGTGGTGCCGGCTATCGAGAATGGCTTCGTTCAGCAGGAGATAGCCAGGAGCGCTTACGAGTACCAGAGGCAGGTGGAGAGCGGGGAGAGAATAATAGTCGGCGTCAATGCCTTTACCGGTGAGCAGGAACTGGAGGTATTGACCAACCGGCTGGTACCGTATCCCTATGATGCGGAAAAGCGCGCCCGGGCTGAAGAAAGGCAGATAGCCAGTCTGTCCGAGGTAAAACGGAATCGTAATAATCAGGCGGTGCAACAGGCATTGGGACGAATAAAGGAAGCCGCCCAGGATGAGAAGGCGAACCTGATTCCTGTTTTTGTGGAGGCGGTCAAGGAGTATGCTACCCTGGGCGAAATCTGTGGCGTGCTGCGCGCTGTTTTCGGCGAGTATCAATTCAGGGACTAGTGTGGTGTAACGCATTATTTTTCGCTCAAGAAGTGAAACGAATCGTTCTCCAATAAAAAGCACGTTACTCGTGTTGTCATTGCGAGGAGTCCGCCTCTGGTGGACGACGTGGCAATCTGGGGGTAAGGGATAATTCCGCCCCGCCCAGATTGCTTCGCCTTCCGCCTGCGGCGGAATGGTCTCGCAATGACAGCCGTGGCGGCAGCGTAACTATAAGTGTTACTTGGTACTAGTGTAATAGCACAGAGATTACTTTACAATGATTGTACCCATATTGTCATTCCCGCGAAAGCGGGAATCCAAGGGGTGGGGTTGAAGACTGGATTCCAGCCTTTACCAGAATGAAAGGATATTTGACTTCGCACTGTAACCAGTTTAATGTGTCTGCGATACACTAGATTGCGGAGGGCTTGACATGGCTAATGGAAGAAAAATCAAGGTCTTACTGGCAAAAACGGGACTGGATGGACACGACCGCGGTATCAAGGTATTGACCATGGGGCTGCGGGATGAAGGTATGGAGGTAATCTATACCGGTATCAGGCAGACACCGGAGAAGGTAGCTCAAACGGCGGTTCAGGAGAGGGTGGACGTGGTCGGTCTGAGTTCTCTGTCGGCGGCGCACCGGCATCTCTTCCCGCGGGTAGTCGAGCTGCTGCGGGAAAGGGGGGGCGGTGATACACTGGTTATTGCCGGTGGTATCATCCCCGAAGAAGATGTTTCTTTTCTCAAGGAAAAGGGGATTAAGGCGGTATTTGGCCCGGGAACGTCAGTTAAAGCGATCGCCGATTTCATCAGGGAACACGTAAAGCAGCCTGAAACGGAAGCTTCTAAACGGAACTGAGATATGATGGATGATAGTCCTACCGTCGGTCTGCCGGAAGCCGCTACCTAATACCCCTTACTTAGTAACACTTGTATTTGAGGAACGAGGCTGTCACTGTGAGATCATTATGACGGAAGTCGGAAAGCGAGGCAATCCGGATTTGTTGTATCTTGGCAGAGATTGCTTCGTCGGCTCCGCCTCCTCGCAATGACATCCTGCGCGA includes:
- a CDS encoding methylmalonyl-CoA mutase family protein, translated to MFDRKKLDEIEKKRKEWQEGPLKKSLERFGVDKSPNEFYSPLDIKDHDFLEKEGFPGTYPFTADIYPSAPPGSTHLPGSGHLMSGAGLVRAGQYSGYGTAEDTRDYYKNEIARGRRQGPNQAFDLPTQIGYDSDDSLVQGEVGKVGVAVDSLRDMEIIYEAFVGDMDLDKIASNWTINGPVNVILAMYIALAEKRGIPQGKLRGTPQNDILKEFIARGTYIFPVKPSMRMVRDTIVYCSENMPLMNTISICGNHMREQGATGVQTLAFTLCNLIAYIQIGIDAGLDVDEFVPRFSANHLSGSMDFFQEIALQRATRRLWARTIKERFGAKNPRTCLYRPSQWARQGDYSCTVPRPLNNFTRAVIGGIAGALSGGNPGVVPPYDEPLGLGWSREALQLNEDARRIIQYEAKLCDVTDPLAGSYYVESLTDKIEHEAEELIKKVDGMGGVVPAIENGFVQQEIARSAYEYQRQVESGERIIVGVNAFTGEQELEVLTNRLVPYPYDAEKRARAEERQIASLSEVKRNRNNQAVQQALGRIKEAAQDEKANLIPVFVEAVKEYATLGEICGVLRAVFGEYQFRD
- a CDS encoding cobalamin B12-binding domain-containing protein; this encodes MANGRKIKVLLAKTGLDGHDRGIKVLTMGLRDEGMEVIYTGIRQTPEKVAQTAVQERVDVVGLSSLSAAHRHLFPRVVELLRERGGGDTLVIAGGIIPEEDVSFLKEKGIKAVFGPGTSVKAIADFIREHVKQPETEASKRN